In a single window of the Myxococcus fulvus genome:
- a CDS encoding Ig-like domain-containing protein → MNSEVRIVAPAGVAHTNGVLEVRLEVAGHVPDRLELLRDGEVLAVLEPPYVYAWDTTVEAEGEHTLRTRTVFGETVFEGESREVVVDRTAPRLVTRTPEPGAQMVWVKAPIQAEFSEPMKVDTVTSATVRLTVGDAEVPRTVGLSGDGKTLTVSPGEGYAPSNPVRLVLTETVVDLAGNSLVPESRGWDWVVPFWIPWGTGDGARTSFSSYESVGSYAFDISGNLIAAWRDTRPTSSQRYLRVRHFTKGEWIDYGSSGIAASGVSTFYETSLLLNPEGHPIVAWKQVHSSSPHQERIHAAYWSGSQWNSMETSIGKDETKTYKTSPHLTWTASGHPAIAWTEQDTSQNAIICAAEWGSNKWHILGTCYNTQEHTQWARAPALQYTSNNTPTLAWVATNPSNINAIHASQFTNNTWEPLFQEDLEVQNQEPYVSLAIGSSDTPIISWLYTDSEGYEAVTTSRWHEFTWTLMGPMMMPLSGDLAMTGSALQTDASGTPFIAWTGYNHPKHRLHTARWSGQQWESLDDSSFANDGSALTSVHSLQRTNTGEIILSWQESTETGTRMRVRRFNR, encoded by the coding sequence GTGAACAGTGAGGTGCGCATCGTCGCGCCCGCGGGAGTGGCCCATACGAATGGCGTCCTGGAGGTCCGGCTGGAGGTCGCGGGGCATGTCCCGGACCGGCTGGAGCTGCTCCGGGACGGAGAGGTGCTCGCAGTGCTGGAGCCTCCGTACGTGTATGCGTGGGACACGACGGTGGAGGCGGAGGGGGAGCACACGCTGCGGACCCGGACGGTGTTCGGGGAGACGGTGTTCGAGGGGGAGTCGCGGGAAGTGGTGGTGGACCGGACGGCGCCGAGGCTGGTGACGCGGACGCCGGAGCCGGGCGCGCAGATGGTCTGGGTGAAGGCGCCCATCCAGGCGGAGTTCTCCGAGCCGATGAAGGTGGACACGGTGACGAGCGCCACGGTCCGGCTCACGGTGGGTGACGCGGAGGTGCCCCGGACGGTGGGCCTGTCGGGGGATGGGAAGACGCTGACGGTGTCCCCGGGCGAGGGTTATGCGCCGTCGAACCCGGTTCGACTGGTGCTCACTGAGACCGTCGTGGACCTGGCGGGGAACAGCCTGGTCCCCGAGTCACGTGGATGGGATTGGGTGGTGCCATTCTGGATTCCGTGGGGGACTGGAGATGGGGCGCGCACGTCTTTCTCCAGCTACGAGAGCGTGGGGAGTTACGCATTCGATATCTCCGGCAACCTGATTGCCGCATGGCGCGATACGAGGCCCACCTCCTCCCAGCGCTACCTTCGCGTTAGGCATTTTACGAAAGGCGAATGGATTGATTATGGCTCTTCTGGAATAGCCGCCTCAGGCGTCTCGACCTTCTATGAGACTTCACTCCTTCTCAACCCAGAGGGGCATCCAATCGTCGCATGGAAGCAGGTACACAGTTCCAGCCCGCACCAAGAACGCATTCACGCCGCCTACTGGTCAGGCAGTCAATGGAACTCAATGGAAACAAGCATCGGAAAGGACGAGACCAAGACTTACAAAACCTCGCCGCACCTCACATGGACTGCATCAGGCCATCCGGCAATAGCTTGGACAGAGCAAGACACCTCACAAAACGCAATCATCTGTGCCGCTGAGTGGGGATCGAACAAATGGCATATCCTGGGGACATGCTATAACACTCAAGAGCACACCCAGTGGGCACGCGCCCCTGCCCTGCAATACACGAGCAACAACACACCTACGCTGGCCTGGGTCGCAACCAATCCGTCCAACATCAACGCCATTCACGCAAGCCAATTCACCAACAACACCTGGGAGCCTCTCTTTCAAGAAGATCTCGAAGTGCAAAACCAGGAGCCATATGTTTCCCTGGCGATAGGCTCCTCCGACACGCCTATCATCTCGTGGTTGTACACGGACTCCGAAGGTTACGAAGCAGTAACCACCTCAAGATGGCATGAATTCACGTGGACACTCATGGGTCCCATGATGATGCCTCTTTCAGGAGACCTCGCCATGACGGGCTCAGCACTTCAAACAGACGCTTCCGGAACCCCCTTCATCGCCTGGACAGGCTACAACCACCCAAAGCATCGATTGCACACAGCTCGCTGGTCTGGACAGCAGTGGGAGTCCCTCGACGACAGCTCTTTCGCCAACGACGGCTCGGCACTCACCAGCGTCCACTCACTTCAACGCACGAACACTGGCGAAATCATCCTCTCCTGGCAGGAAAGCACCGAGACGGGAACCCGCATGCGTGTGCGTCGTTTCAACCGCTAG